In the genome of Leptospira noumeaensis, one region contains:
- a CDS encoding ABC transporter ATP-binding protein, with protein sequence MKFSRLILDELYLSFWYSINQRRKQQLFLLFALIIFTSFAEIFSIGAVFPFLAALTNPAQIFNLEELRFFWRIFGVNDPSAVLVYVTAGFIIASLVSGAMRLLLIYATTRLSFGIGADISYEIYQRTLFQPYYVHINRNSAEVITGITSKASSVVTQIITPILTLLSSIVILIFIIVGLLLIDTKTTLISFSFFLMLYLFVALYSKKKLQKNGEILTKNLTTVQKSLQEGMGGIRDILLDGTQRYFLNIYRVSDSLYRKASAENYYYSASPRYIVESLGMALIGIFAYHFGRSNDSLMSALPILGSLAIAAQRVLPILQQSYYSWSNLRSGRENLSNVVDLLNQPIKTENSNRPIGKFTFNHDIKIDNLCFKYDESKKEVVSNVSLTIPKGSRVGIVGQTGSGKSTLMDLLMGLLVPSKGRICVDGIELNEENLRLWQNNLAHVPQNIFLSDSSIAENIAFGYRKEEIDFEKLKIAAKKAQISEHIEQLPDGFDTFVGERGVKLSGGQRQRIGIARALYKDAEVIFLDEATSALDNDTEKAVMESIDSLDKSITIFIIAHRLSTIDGCDQKIELSEGKVIQRT encoded by the coding sequence GTGAAATTTTCTAGGTTGATTTTAGATGAACTATATCTTAGTTTTTGGTATTCAATTAACCAGCGCAGAAAACAACAATTATTTTTATTGTTTGCCTTAATCATATTCACATCTTTTGCAGAAATTTTTAGCATAGGTGCAGTCTTCCCTTTTTTGGCAGCTCTTACAAATCCCGCACAGATTTTTAATTTGGAAGAACTTCGGTTTTTCTGGAGGATATTCGGTGTAAATGATCCTTCTGCTGTATTAGTCTATGTGACTGCTGGGTTTATAATTGCGTCTTTGGTTTCTGGAGCAATGAGGCTTTTGTTAATTTACGCCACCACTAGATTATCTTTTGGGATTGGTGCGGACATTAGCTATGAAATATACCAAAGAACTCTCTTTCAGCCTTATTATGTGCATATTAACCGCAATAGTGCAGAGGTAATCACTGGAATTACATCAAAGGCAAGCAGTGTTGTTACTCAGATTATAACGCCGATACTGACGTTGCTCTCTTCTATCGTTATACTAATATTTATAATAGTTGGATTATTGTTGATTGATACAAAGACAACTTTGATTTCTTTTTCATTTTTTTTAATGCTTTATCTGTTTGTTGCTTTGTATTCAAAAAAAAAGCTCCAAAAGAATGGAGAGATTCTTACAAAAAATTTAACCACGGTTCAAAAATCTCTCCAGGAAGGGATGGGTGGAATTCGCGATATTTTGTTAGATGGCACACAACGCTATTTTTTGAATATCTACCGCGTTTCAGACTCGCTTTACAGAAAGGCTTCTGCGGAAAATTATTATTATAGTGCCAGTCCTAGGTATATAGTGGAATCATTGGGAATGGCTTTGATTGGAATCTTTGCCTATCATTTCGGAAGATCAAATGATTCGCTAATGTCTGCACTTCCGATTTTGGGATCACTCGCCATTGCTGCGCAAAGGGTTTTACCTATTTTGCAACAAAGTTATTATTCTTGGTCAAATCTAAGATCTGGACGGGAAAATTTGTCAAATGTCGTGGATCTTTTGAATCAACCGATTAAGACGGAGAATTCAAATCGACCAATTGGAAAATTTACTTTTAATCATGATATAAAAATTGATAATCTATGTTTCAAATATGATGAATCCAAAAAAGAAGTAGTTTCAAATGTTAGTTTAACAATTCCAAAAGGAAGTAGGGTTGGAATTGTTGGGCAGACAGGAAGTGGAAAAAGTACACTTATGGATTTACTGATGGGGCTTCTCGTGCCTTCTAAAGGTAGGATTTGTGTAGACGGGATTGAGTTGAATGAGGAAAATCTAAGACTCTGGCAAAACAACCTAGCTCATGTTCCACAAAATATCTTTTTGTCAGATTCTTCCATCGCCGAAAACATTGCCTTTGGTTACAGAAAAGAAGAAATCGATTTTGAAAAATTAAAAATTGCAGCCAAGAAAGCGCAAATATCTGAACATATCGAGCAGTTACCAGATGGTTTTGATACATTTGTCGGAGAGAGAGGTGTAAAACTTTCAGGTGGACAAAGACAAAGGATAGGTATTGCAAGAGCTTTATATAAAGATGCGGAAGTTATTTTTCTAGATGAAGCAACGAGTGCATTAGATAACGACACGGAAAAAGCAGTTATGGAATCGATTGATTCTTTAGATAAATCGATTACGATATTCATAATTGCACATCGGTTGTCTACGATAGATGGATGCGACCAAAAAATTGAATTATCTGAAGGGAAAGTGATCCAACGAACATGA
- the pseC gene encoding UDP-4-amino-4,6-dideoxy-N-acetyl-beta-L-altrosamine transaminase, producing the protein MKNQIPYGRHSIDQADIDAVVSVLRSDFLTQGPLVPLFEKMICEYVGVKNSIAVNSATSALHLACLALNVGPGDTVWTSPISFVASSNCALYCGADVDFVDIDPVSYNMSADALSLKLERAKLENKLPKVVIPVHFSGQSCDMEKIFALSKEFGFRIIEDASHAIGSTYKNHKVGSCEFSDITVFSFHPVKIITTGEGGMCTTSDDELANTIYRLRSHGITRNPKEMTEPPDGPWYYQQIDLGYNYRMNDLQAALGVSQLKRLDSIVQRRQEIKNYYDKILIDLPLILPKQMEYNHSSLHLYVIQVKEKEMLADRKVVFERLREGGILVNVHYIPIYRQPYYQKKYSFLPSSFPNAESYYNQCISLPIYPELTNEDMDRVKETLITPIGHQVLF; encoded by the coding sequence ATGAAAAACCAAATACCTTATGGAAGACATAGTATTGATCAGGCGGATATCGATGCAGTAGTATCGGTTCTGAGATCTGATTTTCTTACGCAAGGACCACTTGTGCCGTTGTTTGAAAAGATGATATGCGAGTATGTCGGTGTTAAGAATAGCATTGCTGTTAATAGTGCCACTTCCGCACTACATTTGGCTTGTTTAGCACTGAATGTTGGCCCTGGTGATACTGTATGGACTAGTCCCATTTCATTTGTTGCAAGCTCCAACTGTGCTTTGTATTGCGGTGCAGATGTTGACTTTGTCGATATTGATCCTGTATCTTATAATATGTCTGCAGATGCACTTTCGTTGAAATTGGAAAGAGCTAAGTTAGAGAACAAACTCCCTAAAGTTGTAATCCCCGTACATTTTTCTGGTCAAAGTTGCGACATGGAGAAAATTTTCGCATTAAGTAAAGAGTTTGGATTTCGTATCATCGAAGATGCCTCCCATGCAATAGGTAGTACTTACAAAAATCATAAAGTAGGTTCCTGCGAGTTCAGTGACATTACTGTGTTTAGTTTTCATCCTGTGAAGATTATTACCACTGGGGAAGGTGGTATGTGTACAACAAGTGATGACGAATTGGCAAATACCATTTATCGACTTAGAAGTCATGGAATCACAAGAAACCCTAAAGAAATGACTGAACCACCCGATGGTCCTTGGTATTACCAACAAATTGATTTGGGTTATAATTACCGAATGAATGACCTGCAAGCAGCTTTAGGTGTTTCGCAATTAAAAAGGTTAGATTCAATTGTTCAGAGAAGGCAAGAGATTAAAAACTATTATGATAAGATATTAATTGATCTTCCATTGATTCTTCCAAAACAAATGGAATACAATCATTCCTCGTTACATTTATATGTAATTCAGGTTAAAGAAAAAGAAATGTTGGCTGATCGCAAAGTAGTATTTGAAAGATTGAGAGAAGGGGGAATCCTTGTGAACGTACATTACATTCCGATTTATCGCCAACCTTACTATCAGAAAAAATACTCGTTTTTGCCTTCTTCTTTCCCTAATGCAGAGTCTTATTACAATCAGTGTATTAGCCTTCCCATATATCCAGAGTTAACGAATGAAGACATGGATCGAGTGAAAGAAACTTTGATTACTCCCATTGGGCATCAGGTGTTGTTTTGA
- the pseF gene encoding pseudaminic acid cytidylyltransferase, which produces MTNICIIPARGGSKRIPRKNIKLFHGKPMIAYSIETAIQSKLFDRVIVSTDDLEIAEVSRQYGAEVPFMRPSELSDDQTATIPVIAHAIQWIIREGIQVDCVACIYATAPFILENDLINGEKIFRKGGWEYVFSATSFGFPIFRGFKKDTDGNIEMFFPEHFGTRSQDLPEAFHDAGQFYFGKPSAWLEGKRIFDKWSSIIELPRWRVQDIDTGDDWERAEVLYKMISNMA; this is translated from the coding sequence TTGACGAATATATGTATCATCCCGGCCCGGGGTGGGAGTAAGAGAATCCCTCGCAAAAATATCAAATTGTTTCATGGAAAACCCATGATAGCCTATTCGATAGAAACAGCCATTCAATCGAAGTTATTTGATAGGGTGATTGTTTCAACAGATGATTTAGAAATTGCAGAAGTATCCAGACAATATGGTGCTGAAGTTCCATTTATGAGACCTAGTGAGTTGTCTGATGATCAAACAGCAACGATTCCTGTGATTGCTCATGCCATTCAATGGATAATAAGGGAAGGCATTCAAGTCGATTGTGTCGCTTGTATCTATGCCACTGCTCCTTTTATTCTGGAAAACGATCTTATCAATGGAGAAAAAATTTTTCGCAAAGGGGGATGGGAATATGTATTTTCTGCCACCTCCTTTGGATTTCCTATCTTTCGAGGATTTAAGAAAGATACAGATGGAAATATAGAAATGTTTTTTCCTGAACATTTTGGTACTCGTTCCCAGGATTTGCCAGAAGCCTTCCATGATGCCGGTCAGTTTTATTTTGGAAAACCAAGTGCTTGGCTTGAAGGTAAAAGGATATTTGACAAGTGGTCGTCCATCATTGAACTTCCTAGATGGAGAGTTCAAGACATTGACACAGGGGACGACTGGGAGAGAGCCGAAGTTTTATATAAGATGATTAGCAATATGGCCTAA
- a CDS encoding glycosyl transferase: MPTLIFTEALLTTGLGHLGRCTALAEKLLEEGETTIQMILHSDHTSSHWSFPCQVQSINWKEKNQLKEFLDEYNQTTDLSGFIFYVDSYLAELEIYNTLKDYCSELICIDDDCRIEYPVDSTILNPGYPGLYLEYNTEKYKILTGKDRVLLRKPFRENFEIPKKNNPPLKILVTLGGSDPHLFSEAILSLLVKNFPTIEKHLVVGPGFTNEIKLKDLSDKKTYLHKKLSAIQMRDLMIQMDFAITAGGQTTYELDRCKVPMVMIKTAENQEGNIRGFVEFQKAQVVREPKELVGILKNNFFQTSDID, translated from the coding sequence ATGCCTACCTTGATTTTCACAGAAGCACTCCTTACCACTGGACTTGGACATTTGGGAAGATGCACAGCTCTTGCCGAAAAACTTTTGGAAGAGGGTGAGACTACCATTCAAATGATCCTTCATAGCGATCATACCTCTTCCCACTGGAGTTTTCCATGCCAGGTTCAGTCCATCAATTGGAAAGAAAAAAATCAGTTAAAAGAATTTCTGGATGAGTATAACCAAACAACAGATCTAAGTGGTTTCATTTTTTACGTGGATTCTTATTTAGCGGAATTAGAAATTTATAATACTTTAAAAGATTATTGCTCTGAACTTATTTGCATTGATGACGACTGCCGTATTGAGTATCCCGTTGATTCCACAATATTAAATCCTGGTTATCCTGGCCTTTATTTAGAATACAACACTGAAAAATATAAAATTTTAACGGGTAAAGACAGAGTTTTACTGAGAAAACCATTTCGAGAAAACTTTGAAATCCCAAAGAAAAACAATCCTCCCCTGAAGATTTTGGTTACACTCGGTGGTAGCGACCCGCATTTATTTTCAGAAGCGATTCTTTCTCTGTTAGTAAAAAACTTTCCCACGATAGAGAAACATTTGGTTGTTGGTCCTGGGTTTACCAACGAAATTAAACTAAAAGACTTATCTGATAAAAAAACATACCTTCACAAAAAACTTTCTGCCATTCAAATGCGGGACTTAATGATCCAAATGGATTTTGCGATTACAGCAGGTGGGCAGACCACTTATGAATTGGATCGATGTAAAGTTCCTATGGTTATGATTAAAACCGCAGAGAATCAAGAAGGTAATATTCGTGGTTTTGTGGAGTTTCAAAAAGCCCAAGTCGTAAGAGAACCAAAAGAACTCGTAGGCATACTAAAAAACAACTTCTTTCAAACATCGGATATTGATTAG